Proteins from a genomic interval of Polaribacter sp. Q13:
- the fabD gene encoding ACP S-malonyltransferase: MKAYIFPGQGAQFTGMGLDLYEKSALAQEYFEKANKILGFSITDIMFEGTAEQLKETKVTQPAIFLHSVILAKVLGDSFQPEMVAGHSLGELSALVANGVLTFEDGLKLVSKRALAMQKACEAAPSTMAAVLGLADDVVEDTCAEIDGVVVAANYNCPGQLVISGEVAAVQKACEVLTEKGARRALLLPVGGAFHSPMMEPARAELAAAIEATVFSKPTCAVYQNVVAKAVTSPDEIKENLIAQLTAPVKWTQCIQAMIADGGTEFIEVGPGKVLQGLMRKIDRSVAASGAALAE; encoded by the coding sequence ATGAAAGCATATATTTTTCCGGGTCAAGGAGCGCAATTTACAGGAATGGGATTGGATTTATACGAAAAGTCTGCATTGGCGCAAGAATACTTTGAAAAAGCAAACAAGATTTTAGGGTTCTCGATTACAGATATTATGTTTGAAGGAACGGCGGAACAGTTGAAAGAAACGAAAGTTACGCAGCCGGCAATCTTTTTACACTCGGTAATTTTAGCAAAAGTTTTAGGCGATTCTTTTCAGCCAGAAATGGTTGCAGGACATTCTTTGGGAGAATTATCTGCCTTGGTTGCAAACGGAGTTTTAACTTTTGAAGATGGTTTAAAATTGGTTTCTAAACGTGCTTTGGCAATGCAAAAAGCATGTGAAGCAGCCCCAAGTACCATGGCGGCAGTTTTAGGATTGGCAGATGATGTAGTTGAAGACACCTGTGCAGAAATTGATGGAGTAGTGGTGGCAGCAAATTACAATTGCCCAGGACAGTTAGTAATTTCTGGAGAAGTTGCTGCAGTACAAAAAGCTTGTGAAGTTTTAACGGAAAAAGGAGCAAGAAGAGCGTTGTTATTACCTGTTGGGGGTGCATTTCATTCGCCAATGATGGAGCCTGCAAGAGCAGAATTAGCTGCGGCAATTGAAGCGACTGTATTTAGCAAACCTACTTGTGCTGTATACCAAAATGTGGTTGCGAAGGCGGTTACGAGTCCGGATGAAATTAAAGAAAACTTAATTGCACAGTTAACGGCGCCAGTAAAATGGACGCAATGTATACAAGCAATGATTGCTGATGGTGGAACGGAATTTATTGAAGTTGGACCTGGTAAAGTGTTACAGGGTTTAATGCGTAAAATTGATAGATCTGTGGCTGCTTCTGGAGCGGCTTTGGCTGAGTAG
- a CDS encoding DUF547 domain-containing protein: MKKILLVIVTLFTLSNTNAQTSIFNDLLQKNVTKNGIVDYKSLKQNSSELNNYLSYLEKTTPDNSWSKNKQKAFWINAYNAYTIKIILDNYPLKSITDIKQNGLIAWKIPFAKVGGKTYTLDHIEHTILRKQFSDPKIHVGVNCASGSCPKLGNKAFTEQNVEAELTLLMKGFVNDTSRNKITENNIQISSIFNWFKEDFIKNGSIIDFLNTYSETKISPKAKISYLKYDWTLNGK, translated from the coding sequence ATGAAAAAAATTCTTTTAGTAATAGTTACTCTTTTTACATTATCCAATACAAATGCGCAAACATCAATATTTAACGATTTATTGCAAAAAAATGTTACCAAAAACGGAATTGTAGATTACAAATCTCTGAAACAAAATTCATCAGAATTAAACAATTATCTCTCTTATTTAGAAAAAACGACTCCAGATAATTCATGGTCAAAAAACAAACAAAAAGCCTTTTGGATTAATGCCTACAATGCCTATACTATTAAAATAATTTTAGACAATTATCCTTTAAAAAGTATTACAGACATCAAACAAAACGGGCTCATAGCTTGGAAAATTCCGTTTGCTAAAGTTGGCGGAAAAACCTACACTTTAGATCATATAGAACATACCATTTTAAGAAAACAATTCTCAGATCCAAAAATACATGTTGGTGTAAATTGTGCTTCTGGTTCTTGTCCAAAATTAGGGAACAAAGCATTTACAGAACAAAATGTAGAAGCAGAATTAACGCTTTTAATGAAAGGTTTTGTAAACGATACTTCGAGAAATAAAATTACAGAAAACAACATTCAAATATCTTCTATTTTCAATTGGTTTAAAGAAGATTTTATAAAAAACGGTTCAATTATCGATTTTTTAAATACGTATTCAGAAACTAAAATCAGCCCAAAAGCTAAAATTAGTTATTTAAAATATGATTGGACTTTAAACGGAAAATAG
- a CDS encoding rhodanese-like domain-containing protein yields the protein MKKILILFLLITSTLSAQKKLDKLLNKFNKNNVPYISVDTLATRNAILLDAREEKEYKVSHLKNAILVGFNHFNIHKTLEKLPEDKSAKIVVYCSLGIRSEIIAHQLIEKGYTNVFNLYGGIFEWKNNNYQVLDTLGNTTEKIHTFNKKWSKWLFKGEKVYE from the coding sequence ATGAAGAAAATTTTAATTCTTTTTCTACTGATAACATCAACATTATCTGCACAAAAGAAGTTGGATAAATTATTGAACAAATTCAACAAAAACAATGTTCCTTATATTTCTGTAGATACATTAGCAACTAGAAATGCTATTCTTTTAGATGCTAGAGAAGAAAAAGAATATAAAGTCAGTCATTTAAAAAACGCTATTCTTGTAGGTTTTAATCATTTTAATATCCATAAAACTTTAGAAAAACTACCAGAAGACAAAAGCGCAAAAATTGTAGTGTATTGTTCATTAGGTATCCGTTCTGAAATTATTGCACATCAATTAATTGAAAAAGGGTATACAAACGTTTTTAATTTATATGGCGGAATTTTTGAGTGGAAAAACAATAATTATCAGGTCCTTGATACTTTAGGGAATACCACAGAGAAAATCCATACTTTTAATAAAAAATGGAGCAAATGGCTTTTTAAAGGAGAAAAGGTTTATGAATAA
- a CDS encoding TIGR04282 family arsenosugar biosynthesis glycosyltransferase, whose translation MLKKSNSENLLLIFTRNPELGKAKTRLAKIVGDKTALEIYKFLLDKTKEVTSKVTSDKAVYYSVKIRENDIWDANSYQKHQQVGEDLGIRMLNAFKNSFDAGYKKVMIIGSDLYDITSENIENAFDQLNSNDVVLGPAEDGGYYLLGMNALQENIFKNKDWGTASVRKDTLADLQDKAVFLLPTLNDVDVFEDIEHHPAFAQFLK comes from the coding sequence ATGTTAAAAAAATCAAATAGTGAAAATTTATTATTAATCTTCACCAGAAATCCGGAGTTAGGCAAAGCAAAAACACGTTTAGCTAAAATAGTTGGTGATAAAACTGCCTTAGAAATCTATAAATTCTTATTAGATAAAACGAAAGAAGTAACTTCTAAAGTAACATCAGATAAAGCGGTTTATTATTCTGTAAAAATTAGAGAAAACGATATTTGGGATGCAAATAGCTATCAAAAACACCAACAAGTTGGAGAAGATTTAGGCATTAGAATGTTAAATGCTTTTAAAAATAGTTTTGATGCTGGTTATAAAAAAGTAATGATTATTGGCAGCGATTTATATGATATAACATCAGAAAACATAGAAAATGCATTCGACCAACTAAACTCTAATGATGTGGTTTTAGGACCTGCAGAAGATGGTGGTTATTATCTTTTAGGTATGAATGCTTTGCAAGAAAACATCTTTAAAAACAAAGATTGGGGGACGGCTTCAGTTAGAAAAGATACCTTAGCAGATTTACAAGATAAAGCAGTATTTTTGTTACCAACATTAAATGATGTTGATGTTTTTGAAGACATCGAGCATCATCCTGCATTTGCACAATTTTTAAAATAA
- a CDS encoding purine-nucleoside phosphorylase, whose amino-acid sequence MKKQQLQETIDFLKSNGITNPEIGIVLGTGLGKLVDEISIEKEISYSDIPNFPVATVESHSGKLIYGELSGKKVLVMAGRFHLYEGYNPWEVTYGIRTMHGLGIQNLLISNAAGAINLNYKRGDLMLIEDHINLQGSSPLAFQRANTFGNIFADMLEPYSKDINAKISAIAKEQNILLHQGVYTSLLGPQLETRAEYRMLQILETDAVGMSTVPEVIVAKQLNLPCAAISVLTDECDPKNLQPVDIEEIIAIAGKAEPKMIALFKEVIKEL is encoded by the coding sequence ATGAAAAAACAACAATTACAAGAAACCATCGATTTTTTAAAATCAAACGGAATTACAAATCCAGAAATAGGAATTGTTTTAGGAACAGGATTAGGAAAACTAGTGGACGAAATTTCAATAGAAAAAGAAATTTCGTATTCCGATATTCCAAATTTTCCGGTAGCCACTGTAGAGTCTCATTCTGGTAAATTAATTTACGGAGAATTATCTGGTAAAAAGGTACTTGTAATGGCAGGACGTTTTCATTTATACGAAGGTTATAATCCGTGGGAAGTAACTTACGGAATTAGAACCATGCACGGTTTAGGCATTCAAAACCTACTAATATCTAACGCTGCAGGAGCAATAAACCTCAACTATAAAAGAGGAGATTTAATGCTGATTGAAGATCACATTAATTTACAAGGAAGCTCTCCTTTAGCTTTTCAAAGAGCCAATACTTTTGGTAACATTTTTGCAGATATGTTAGAGCCATACTCAAAAGATATTAATGCCAAAATTAGTGCCATTGCTAAAGAACAAAACATTTTACTACATCAAGGAGTTTATACAAGTTTATTAGGTCCGCAATTAGAAACGAGAGCCGAATACAGAATGTTACAAATTTTAGAAACGGATGCTGTTGGCATGAGTACTGTGCCAGAAGTAATTGTTGCAAAACAACTGAACTTGCCTTGTGCAGCTATTTCTGTGTTAACGGATGAGTGCGACCCTAAAAATTTACAACCTGTAGATATTGAAGAAATTATAGCGATTGCCGGTAAAGCAGAACCTAAAATGATTGCATTGTTTAAGGAAGTTATTAAAGAACTTTAA
- a CDS encoding 2Fe-2S iron-sulfur cluster-binding protein, whose protein sequence is MYNIHIEDSSGVLSTLTFEPNETQNLMVFIVDALAEDIGDCRGRAWCGTCMVQQLKGACKINKIGDEQTILNKYPEYFNTRLACQIFLNADLHETTWKVLDSRQFM, encoded by the coding sequence ATGTATAACATACATATAGAAGACAGTTCTGGAGTTTTAAGTACATTGACTTTTGAACCCAACGAAACACAAAATTTAATGGTCTTTATTGTGGATGCTTTGGCAGAAGATATTGGCGATTGTAGAGGAAGAGCTTGGTGCGGTACTTGTATGGTACAGCAATTAAAAGGTGCTTGTAAAATCAATAAAATAGGGGATGAGCAGACTATATTAAACAAATACCCAGAATATTTTAATACGCGTTTGGCATGTCAAATTTTTCTAAACGCAGACTTACATGAAACTACCTGGAAGGTTTTAGATTCTAGACAATTTATGTAG
- a CDS encoding sterol desaturase family protein translates to MNKYLDIIKNSYSDYWNYVKQSVLMELNWENYFYGLIIISLVVWGLEIIFPWRKNQSIFRKDFWLDTFYMFFNFFLLNLIVLIALSNSAAQLFDDLLGIVGLSITNFQLIEINNLPFWARIFIFFIVVDFVQWWTHRLLHTFEFLWNFHKVHHSVKEMGFAAHLRYHWMEPVVYNSLKYIPLAIIGGFSAQDVVFVHFFNITIGHLNHANINWDYGWLKYILNNPKMHIWHHVKELPEDRKNGVNFGITLSIWDYIFKTNYIPYSGRDIELGFDDENQFPEDFIHQEIYPLGKK, encoded by the coding sequence ATGAACAAATACCTAGACATCATAAAAAACTCTTATTCCGATTATTGGAATTACGTAAAACAATCTGTTTTAATGGAACTCAACTGGGAGAACTATTTCTATGGATTGATTATTATTTCATTGGTTGTTTGGGGTTTAGAAATTATTTTTCCTTGGCGAAAAAATCAGTCTATTTTTAGAAAAGACTTTTGGCTGGATACCTTTTACATGTTTTTCAATTTCTTTTTATTGAATTTGATTGTATTGATTGCACTATCTAACTCTGCAGCACAATTGTTTGATGATCTTTTAGGAATTGTAGGTTTGTCTATTACCAATTTTCAATTGATAGAAATTAACAACCTTCCATTTTGGGCTAGAATTTTTATCTTTTTTATTGTGGTAGATTTTGTACAATGGTGGACGCACAGACTATTACATACTTTTGAGTTTCTTTGGAATTTCCATAAAGTGCATCACTCTGTAAAAGAAATGGGCTTTGCGGCACACTTACGTTATCATTGGATGGAGCCTGTGGTTTACAATTCTTTAAAATACATTCCGTTGGCTATTATTGGAGGATTTTCTGCTCAAGATGTTGTTTTTGTTCATTTTTTTAATATTACCATAGGGCATTTAAATCATGCAAATATTAATTGGGATTACGGTTGGTTAAAATATATTTTAAACAACCCGAAAATGCATATTTGGCATCATGTAAAAGAACTACCAGAAGACAGAAAAAACGGTGTTAACTTCGGAATTACATTAAGTATTTGGGATTACATTTTTAAAACAAATTACATTCCGTATTCTGGTAGAGATATCGAATTAGGCTTTGATGATGAAAACCAATTTCCTGAAGATTTTATACATCAAGAAATATATCCTCTAGGTAAAAAGTAA
- a CDS encoding S46 family peptidase, protein MKYIKILFLFLFVQVSAQQGGMWIPSLLEGMNEQEMTSLGSKLTAKDIYDVNNSSLKDAIGHFNGGCTSEIISPKGLVLTNHHCGFGQIQAHSTLENDYLKDGFWAMNLEEELPNPGLYIEFIVKIEDVTDTVLQGINDSLTEKEKQAIITKNGNALQKTITKEPWQHTKIKSFFKGNQFFLFVTERFNDIRLVGAPPTSIGKFGSDTDNWVFPRHTGDFSMFRIYADANNHPAKYSKDNVPYKPKHFLPVSLDGVEEGDFTLVFGFPGSTDEYLPAVAVKHITQEYNPTNIAIREAALKVIDAKMKTSDEIRIKYASKQARIANYWKKWIGENLGIQKSNAVEKRQDFEATFTKALAEKNLTEKYGNILPEFDRLYKDFGPINIKRRNFIEVFLVTNELMSMTFRAYQFEQAVKKDPTSFDKAKVAIENTLKRIHKNYDVGVDKGVFKNVMPFYNKNVDASIYEKTAFTNLDTSLKLFDGNAKKVLKKLNKDAAYQYAKPMIEAFYNAINKEYQQKNEPILALQKTYMKALMEALPNARYFPDANSTLRVTYGQVRGYAPRDAVYYNPVSYLDGVIEKYIPGDYEFDVPKKLRELYKTKDYGQYADKKGKVPVCFLGTNHTTGGNSGSPAIDAEGNLIGLNFDRVWEGTMSDMNYDPEICRNIMVDVRYVLFIVDKYAGATHLIDEMTLVHPKKNK, encoded by the coding sequence ATGAAATATATTAAAATACTGTTTTTATTCCTATTTGTACAAGTTTCTGCACAACAAGGAGGTATGTGGATTCCGTCTCTTTTAGAAGGAATGAATGAGCAAGAAATGACTTCTTTAGGAAGTAAATTAACAGCAAAAGACATTTACGACGTCAACAATTCTAGTTTAAAAGATGCTATTGGGCATTTTAATGGAGGTTGTACTAGTGAAATTATTTCTCCAAAAGGTTTAGTTTTAACCAATCATCATTGTGGTTTTGGGCAAATTCAAGCGCATTCTACTTTAGAAAATGATTATTTAAAAGATGGTTTTTGGGCGATGAATTTAGAAGAAGAATTACCAAACCCAGGTTTATATATTGAGTTTATTGTTAAAATTGAAGACGTAACAGATACTGTTCTCCAAGGTATTAATGATTCGTTAACGGAAAAAGAAAAACAAGCTATCATCACAAAAAATGGCAATGCTTTACAAAAGACAATTACCAAAGAGCCTTGGCAACATACCAAAATAAAATCATTCTTTAAAGGAAATCAATTCTTTTTGTTTGTCACAGAACGTTTTAACGATATTCGTTTAGTAGGTGCACCTCCAACAAGTATCGGTAAATTTGGTAGCGACACAGATAATTGGGTTTTCCCTAGACATACTGGTGATTTTTCGATGTTCAGAATTTATGCTGATGCAAATAATCATCCTGCAAAATATAGCAAAGATAATGTGCCATACAAACCAAAACACTTTTTACCCGTTTCTTTAGACGGTGTAGAAGAAGGAGATTTTACCTTAGTATTTGGTTTTCCTGGTAGTACAGATGAATATTTACCTGCTGTTGCCGTTAAGCATATTACACAAGAATACAACCCAACAAATATTGCCATTAGAGAAGCTGCTTTAAAAGTAATTGACGCAAAAATGAAAACGAGTGATGAAATTCGTATCAAATATGCTTCTAAACAAGCTAGAATAGCAAATTATTGGAAAAAATGGATTGGAGAAAATTTAGGAATTCAAAAAAGTAATGCCGTAGAAAAAAGACAAGACTTTGAAGCTACATTTACAAAAGCGTTGGCAGAAAAAAACTTAACTGAAAAGTATGGTAATATTCTCCCTGAATTTGATCGTTTGTATAAAGATTTTGGGCCTATAAATATTAAAAGAAGAAACTTTATTGAGGTCTTTTTAGTTACCAATGAATTAATGTCAATGACCTTTAGAGCGTATCAATTTGAACAAGCTGTTAAAAAAGATCCTACTTCTTTTGACAAAGCTAAAGTTGCCATAGAAAACACTTTAAAAAGGATTCATAAAAATTATGATGTTGGCGTAGATAAAGGTGTTTTTAAAAATGTGATGCCTTTTTACAACAAAAATGTTGATGCTAGTATTTATGAAAAAACGGCTTTCACAAACTTAGATACTTCTTTAAAATTGTTTGATGGAAATGCCAAAAAGGTGCTTAAAAAATTAAATAAAGATGCTGCTTATCAATATGCAAAACCAATGATTGAAGCATTTTACAATGCTATTAACAAAGAGTATCAACAAAAAAATGAACCCATTTTAGCCTTGCAAAAAACCTATATGAAAGCATTGATGGAAGCGTTGCCAAACGCACGCTATTTTCCGGATGCAAACAGTACTTTACGTGTAACGTACGGACAAGTTAGAGGCTACGCTCCAAGAGATGCGGTGTACTACAATCCGGTGAGTTATTTAGATGGAGTTATAGAAAAATATATTCCTGGAGATTATGAGTTTGATGTTCCAAAGAAATTACGTGAATTATACAAAACGAAAGATTACGGACAGTATGCAGATAAAAAAGGTAAAGTTCCCGTTTGTTTTTTAGGTACAAATCACACCACAGGTGGAAACTCTGGAAGCCCTGCAATAGATGCGGAAGGAAACTTAATTGGTTTAAATTTTGACAGAGTTTGGGAAGGAACCATGAGTGATATGAACTACGATCCTGAGATTTGTAGAAACATCATGGTAGATGTGAGATATGTATTATTTATTGTTGATAAATATGCCGGAGCAACTCATTTAATTGATGAAATGACATTAGTACATCCGAAGAAAAATAAATAA
- a CDS encoding metallophosphoesterase family protein, whose amino-acid sequence MRTFAIGDIHGGLKALIQVLNKLELKDGDKIIFMGDYVDGWSQSAQVVQLLLELAQKFECVFIKGNHDVWCQNWLKNEKDVNPTWFLHGGKETMESYADFSSEEKKQHLTFFENLPLYHIDTENRLFLHAGFTSLHGVEKEQFQELFYLDRSLWEMLLALDSRIEKNSLFYPKRIQHYKEIYIGHTPTTNYNESNPINIANVWNIDTGAAFKGKVTGLNIDTKEFVQSDDLPSLYPNEKGRNK is encoded by the coding sequence ATGAGAACTTTTGCAATTGGAGATATTCATGGAGGCTTAAAAGCATTAATTCAGGTATTAAATAAACTTGAATTAAAAGATGGTGATAAAATCATTTTCATGGGAGATTATGTAGATGGTTGGAGTCAATCTGCACAAGTTGTACAGCTATTATTAGAATTAGCTCAAAAATTCGAGTGTGTTTTTATCAAAGGAAATCATGATGTTTGGTGCCAGAATTGGTTAAAAAATGAGAAGGATGTAAATCCTACTTGGTTTTTACACGGAGGTAAAGAAACCATGGAAAGTTATGCCGATTTTTCATCCGAAGAAAAAAAACAACACTTAACTTTTTTCGAGAATTTACCATTATATCATATAGATACAGAAAATAGATTGTTTTTACATGCCGGTTTTACTTCTTTACACGGTGTAGAAAAAGAGCAGTTTCAAGAGCTGTTTTATTTAGATAGATCTTTGTGGGAGATGCTTTTAGCCTTAGATTCTAGAATAGAGAAAAATTCTTTATTTTATCCTAAAAGAATACAACATTATAAGGAAATTTACATAGGTCATACACCTACCACAAACTATAATGAGTCAAACCCAATAAACATTGCAAATGTTTGGAATATTGATACCGGTGCTGCTTTTAAAGGAAAAGTGACTGGTTTAAATATTGATACCAAAGAGTTTGTACAAAGTGATGATTTGCCAAGTTTGTACCCTAATGAAAAAGGTAGGAATAAGTAA
- a CDS encoding universal stress protein, which yields MKKIIVPIDFSKYSEFALKTAALLAKKYNATVYAMHMLDMQEVSLTESEDNQQEKAIFFLKLAEKKFKDFLKKDYLEGIKIIPIIKHFKVFSEINEIAEEIKADLIIMGSQGTGGVKGFFIGSNTEKVVRFSNLPVLVIKNEMVNADFSDIVVATDFSEESIPAFNRMLKALDFLNAQKHILYVNLPNEEFKTTTEMERMANNFLLKAEGDVHRMINVNYVCDRTIEKGILSFSNAVGADLISVITHGRQGLSHIFAGSVAEDVANHSTLPIITIKI from the coding sequence ATGAAAAAAATAATTGTACCCATAGATTTTTCTAAATATTCTGAGTTTGCTTTAAAAACAGCAGCATTACTAGCTAAAAAATACAATGCAACTGTGTATGCAATGCACATGTTAGATATGCAAGAGGTTTCTTTAACAGAAAGTGAAGACAATCAACAAGAAAAAGCCATATTTTTCTTAAAATTAGCAGAAAAAAAGTTTAAAGATTTTCTTAAAAAAGATTATTTAGAAGGAATAAAAATTATTCCTATTATAAAACATTTTAAAGTATTTAGTGAGATAAATGAAATAGCAGAAGAAATAAAAGCAGATCTTATTATTATGGGCTCTCAGGGTACTGGAGGGGTAAAAGGATTTTTTATAGGTTCTAATACAGAAAAAGTGGTAAGATTTTCTAATTTGCCGGTTTTGGTGATTAAAAATGAAATGGTAAATGCCGATTTTTCTGATATTGTTGTGGCAACAGATTTCTCTGAAGAAAGTATACCTGCATTTAATAGAATGCTAAAAGCATTAGATTTTTTAAATGCTCAAAAACATATCTTATACGTGAATTTGCCAAATGAAGAGTTTAAAACAACTACAGAAATGGAAAGAATGGCAAATAATTTTTTACTAAAAGCAGAAGGAGATGTGCATAGAATGATTAATGTAAACTATGTTTGCGATAGAACTATTGAAAAAGGAATTCTTAGTTTTTCGAATGCTGTAGGTGCAGATTTAATTTCTGTAATTACACATGGTAGACAAGGATTATCGCATATTTTTGCAGGAAGTGTTGCCGAGGATGTTGCAAATCATTCTACCTTGCCAATTATTACTATTAAAATTTAA
- a CDS encoding glycoside hydrolase has translation MKTYKFLFLLLIFIQLSCNSQQKKINGLSFVASRDQIDTTHTNSVLKAQSNYVALMPFGFIRDLSSPEVIHNTSRQWFGETKNGLLQYANEFKKKNVKVMVKPQLWVGRGQFTGHIEMNSEEKWTILEKSYSEFILAYAKSAQQINAGILCIGTELGKFVINRPEYWRKLIKEIRKIYTGKLTYAANWDEYKHIDIWKDLDFIGIDAYFPLSDKKTPSIKDFEIGWEPHKKEISQVQKQFNIPVLFTEFGYRSVDFTGKEPWDANRVEGQVNLDAQVNGLQAIHNEFWKEDWFAGGFVWKWFHAYDKVGGEKDNRFTPQNKPAQAVLRKLYQQK, from the coding sequence ATGAAAACATATAAATTCCTTTTTTTATTGCTGATATTTATTCAGCTATCTTGTAATAGTCAGCAAAAAAAAATAAACGGATTAAGTTTTGTTGCATCAAGAGATCAGATAGATACAACACATACTAATTCTGTTTTAAAAGCACAAAGCAATTATGTTGCATTGATGCCTTTTGGTTTTATAAGAGATTTATCATCACCAGAAGTAATTCACAATACAAGCAGACAATGGTTTGGAGAAACTAAAAATGGCTTGTTACAATATGCAAATGAATTTAAAAAGAAAAATGTAAAGGTGATGGTGAAACCCCAGCTTTGGGTTGGTCGTGGACAATTTACGGGACATATAGAAATGAATTCTGAAGAAAAATGGACTATTTTAGAAAAATCATATTCAGAATTTATATTAGCGTATGCAAAATCTGCACAACAAATTAATGCAGGAATACTTTGTATTGGTACAGAATTAGGTAAGTTTGTAATAAACAGGCCAGAATATTGGAGAAAACTTATTAAAGAAATAAGAAAAATTTATACAGGTAAATTAACCTATGCTGCAAATTGGGACGAATATAAACATATTGATATCTGGAAAGATTTAGACTTTATTGGTATAGATGCCTATTTTCCTTTAAGCGATAAAAAAACACCTTCTATTAAAGATTTCGAAATAGGTTGGGAACCTCATAAAAAAGAAATTTCACAGGTTCAAAAGCAATTTAATATCCCCGTTTTATTTACAGAATTTGGGTATAGAAGTGTAGATTTTACAGGGAAAGAACCTTGGGATGCAAATAGAGTAGAGGGGCAGGTAAATTTAGATGCACAAGTAAACGGTTTGCAAGCAATACATAATGAGTTTTGGAAAGAAGATTGGTTTGCTGGTGGTTTTGTTTGGAAATGGTTTCACGCTTATGATAAAGTGGGAGGAGAAAAAGATAATAGATTTACACCTCAAAATAAACCAGCACAAGCTGTTCTTAGAAAACTATATCAACAAAAATAG